A single genomic interval of Zingiber officinale cultivar Zhangliang chromosome 4A, Zo_v1.1, whole genome shotgun sequence harbors:
- the LOC121972739 gene encoding uncharacterized protein LOC121972739, with translation MRRDLEFAIGDYVFVKIAPMKGVMRFGRKGKLNKMRRDLEFAIGDHVFMKIAPMKDVMRFGRKSKLSLRFIGSLKILDRVGILTYRVVILPNLAEVHNVFYVSILRKYVSNPSHVLSYESLQLIPNLSYEEKPMQILGRQERKLWNKTIKMVKIKWLNHFNEEATWETESDMRGPRTIR, from the exons ATGAGAAGAGACCTCGAGTTTGCAATTGGTGACTATGTCTTCGTGAAGATAGCACCCATGAAGGGTGTTATGCGATTTGGGAGGAAGGGCAAGCTCA ATAAAATGAGGAGAGACCTCGAGTTTGCAATTGGTGACCATGTCTTCATGAAGATAGCACCAATGAAGGATGTTATGCGATTTGGGAGGAAGAGCAAGCTTAGTCTGAGGTTCATTGGGTCATTGAAGATCCTAGATAGAGTGGGAATATTGACATATAGAGTGGTGATACTGCCGAATCTTGCAGAGGTACACAATGTGTTCTACGTGTCGATACTGAGAAAGTACGTGTCGAACCCTTCGCATGTACTGAGTTATGAGTCATTGCAGCTTATACCAAACTTATCCTATGAGGAGAAGCCTATGCAGATCTTGGGTAGACAAGAGAGGAAGTTATGGAACAAGACAATCAAGATGGTCAAAATCAAATGGCTAAATCACTTCAACGAGGAGGCCACTTGGGAAACTGAGTCAGACATGAGGGGACCCAGAACTATTcgataa